In the genome of Mucisphaera calidilacus, one region contains:
- a CDS encoding nucleotide sugar dehydrogenase: protein MSLSDQDLPKPDALWTHGDPVVGVMALGYVGLPLALTLCEAGLRVTGYDPDPEKIEVMRGGGSPLRHIDAERVRAAVATGRFRATGEASDLEGADAILICVPTPLGAHREPDLSHVREAAAAAAKRLKQGGLLVLESTTYPGTTRDLIGGILKEQGRDPERDCLLAYSPEREDPGRTDHTLRGVPKLVGGTTDAATSAAAGLYGRAFENVIPVSSAEVAESAKLLENIYRAVNIALVNEMKVVLEEIGVDVWEVVEAAATKPFGFQPFYPGPGLGGHCIPVDPFYMAWRAKEAGQPTRFIELAGEINRAMPRYVVERVLLALNRSGLAVRGAKILVLGLAYKPNVDDVRESPSYELIQRLRSLGAEVSYHDPYLAEAPRVNGLAESMRSVAWSEQVVADADAVLIACHHDWYDWAWLGRVARLIIDTRGVMRRQANSVACVVEA, encoded by the coding sequence ATGTCTCTGTCTGATCAAGATCTACCGAAGCCTGATGCGTTGTGGACCCACGGCGACCCCGTGGTGGGTGTGATGGCGCTGGGCTACGTGGGGCTCCCGCTGGCTTTGACGCTCTGTGAGGCGGGCTTGCGGGTAACGGGTTACGACCCGGACCCGGAGAAGATCGAGGTTATGCGTGGCGGGGGGAGCCCGTTGCGGCACATCGATGCGGAGCGTGTGCGTGCGGCGGTGGCGACGGGGCGGTTCAGAGCGACGGGGGAGGCGTCTGATCTTGAGGGTGCCGATGCGATCCTGATCTGCGTGCCGACGCCTCTGGGTGCGCATCGCGAGCCGGACCTGAGTCACGTGCGTGAGGCGGCGGCGGCGGCGGCGAAGCGTCTGAAACAGGGCGGTCTGCTCGTGTTGGAGTCGACGACGTACCCGGGAACGACGCGTGATCTGATCGGGGGGATTCTCAAGGAGCAGGGGCGTGACCCGGAGCGAGACTGCCTGCTGGCATACTCGCCCGAGCGTGAGGACCCGGGCCGGACGGATCACACACTCCGGGGCGTGCCGAAGCTGGTGGGGGGGACGACCGACGCGGCAACGTCAGCGGCGGCGGGGTTGTACGGCAGGGCGTTCGAGAACGTGATCCCGGTTTCATCGGCGGAGGTGGCGGAGTCGGCGAAGCTGCTGGAGAACATCTATCGCGCGGTGAACATCGCGCTCGTGAATGAGATGAAGGTGGTGCTGGAGGAGATCGGCGTCGATGTCTGGGAGGTGGTCGAGGCGGCGGCGACCAAGCCGTTTGGTTTTCAGCCGTTCTACCCGGGGCCGGGGCTGGGCGGTCACTGCATCCCGGTCGACCCGTTCTACATGGCGTGGCGTGCGAAGGAGGCTGGTCAGCCGACGCGTTTTATTGAGTTGGCGGGCGAGATCAACCGCGCGATGCCAAGGTATGTCGTCGAGCGTGTGCTGCTGGCGTTGAACCGTTCGGGCCTGGCGGTGCGTGGGGCGAAGATTCTTGTGCTCGGGTTGGCGTACAAGCCCAACGTGGATGACGTGCGTGAGAGCCCGAGTTACGAGTTGATTCAGAGGCTGCGTTCGCTGGGCGCTGAGGTGTCGTACCACGACCCCTATCTGGCGGAGGCGCCTCGGGTCAACGGGCTGGCCGAGTCAATGCGTTCGGTGGCCTGGTCGGAGCAGGTGGTGGCGGATGCGGACGCGGTGCTGATCGCGTGCCACCATGACTGGTACGACTGGGCGTGGCTCGGGCGTGTTGCGCGGCTGATCATCGACACCCGGGGCGTGATGAGAAGACAGGCAAACTCGGTAGCCTGCGTCGTTGAGGCATGA
- the trxA gene encoding thioredoxin produces the protein MASEAVLELTDANFDTEVVNSDQPVLVDFWAEWCQPCRMLGPTIDELATEYQGKVKVGKVDTDNNRDTAVKYGIQSIPTVMLFQNGEVVKKFVGLQPKPVFSEELDKVSG, from the coding sequence ATGGCAAGTGAAGCCGTTCTCGAACTCACCGACGCGAACTTCGACACCGAAGTCGTCAACAGCGATCAGCCCGTCCTCGTCGACTTCTGGGCGGAGTGGTGCCAGCCCTGCCGCATGCTCGGCCCGACCATCGACGAGCTCGCCACCGAATACCAGGGCAAGGTCAAGGTCGGCAAAGTCGACACCGACAACAACCGCGATACCGCTGTCAAGTATGGCATCCAGTCCATCCCGACGGTCATGCTCTTCCAGAACGGCGAGGTCGTGAAGAAATTCGTCGGCCTCCAGCCCAAGCCGGTCTTCAGCGAGGAACTCGACAAGGTCTCCGGCTGA
- a CDS encoding M16 family metallopeptidase has translation MSTRFEQTRLDNGLQVVTESWDAAYTSAIGFFVRAGARDETPEQMGVSHFLEHMMFKGTDKRSADDVNRAFDEAGANYNAYTSHEQTVYYAHVLPERLDEVTELFADMLRPSLRNEDFDVEKNVILEEIGMYDDRPDWRLHHELLEIYYSGHPLGFRVLGTAQTVSDLTADQMRDYFNQRYASDQIVVAAAGRIDHHRLSQNIQQLTEHWTPGHANGRQPASPACPGSTPRTLTDDQTTKHYSAFVCPAPGLEDERRYTAKILADILGDTEGSRLFWSLVDPGLADEADFSYDPNTDGGVYSAFIGCSVDDAERVESVLLETIRSAAEQLDDDELTRAKNKLATQATLQAERPSGRMHAIGSRWLTLASYSTARDELDRLMAVTRRDVLDLIDAFPLEPAAWVRMTPAAQRSR, from the coding sequence ATGAGCACACGCTTCGAACAGACCCGCCTCGACAACGGCCTCCAGGTCGTCACCGAATCCTGGGACGCCGCCTACACCTCCGCCATCGGGTTCTTCGTCCGCGCCGGCGCACGCGATGAGACCCCCGAGCAGATGGGCGTCTCCCACTTCCTCGAGCACATGATGTTCAAGGGCACCGACAAGCGATCCGCCGACGACGTCAACCGCGCCTTCGACGAGGCCGGGGCCAACTACAACGCCTACACCTCCCACGAACAGACCGTCTACTACGCCCACGTCCTGCCCGAACGCCTCGACGAGGTCACCGAGCTGTTCGCCGACATGCTCCGACCCTCGCTCCGCAACGAGGACTTCGACGTCGAGAAAAACGTCATCCTTGAAGAGATCGGCATGTACGACGACCGCCCCGACTGGCGACTCCACCACGAGCTGCTCGAGATCTACTACAGCGGCCACCCGCTCGGCTTCCGCGTCCTGGGCACCGCCCAGACCGTCAGCGACCTCACCGCCGACCAGATGCGCGACTACTTCAACCAGCGCTACGCCAGCGACCAGATCGTCGTCGCCGCCGCCGGCAGGATCGACCACCACCGACTCAGCCAGAACATCCAGCAACTCACCGAACACTGGACGCCCGGCCACGCCAACGGACGCCAACCCGCCTCGCCGGCATGCCCCGGCAGCACACCACGAACCCTCACCGACGACCAGACCACCAAGCACTACTCCGCCTTCGTCTGCCCCGCGCCGGGCCTCGAAGACGAGCGACGCTACACCGCCAAGATCCTCGCCGACATCCTCGGCGACACCGAGGGATCGCGGCTCTTCTGGTCGCTGGTCGATCCCGGACTCGCCGACGAAGCCGACTTCTCCTATGACCCCAACACCGACGGCGGGGTCTACTCCGCCTTCATCGGCTGTTCCGTCGACGACGCCGAACGCGTCGAATCCGTCCTCCTCGAGACCATCCGATCCGCCGCAGAACAACTCGACGACGACGAACTCACCCGCGCCAAGAACAAGCTCGCCACCCAGGCCACCCTCCAGGCCGAACGACCCAGCGGACGCATGCACGCCATCGGCTCACGCTGGCTCACCCTCGCTTCCTACTCCACCGCCCGCGACGAACTCGACCGGCTCATGGCCGTCACACGCCGGGACGTCCTCGACCTGATCGACGCCTTCCCCCTCGAACCCGCCGCATGGGTCCGCATGACACCCGCAGCACAACGGAGCCGGTGA
- the ribB gene encoding 3,4-dihydroxy-2-butanone-4-phosphate synthase, with protein sequence MDPISDILEALRNGEMIVLADDESRENEGDLVVAAQFLTPEIVSFMLRRAAGMMCVALSPAICQRLHLDPQTTVNTSSRSTAYTVSVDAHERFGVTTGVSAQDRVTTIRLLADPNTQPGDLVRPGHIHPLRAREGGTLVRAGQTEGSVDLCRLAGLEQAAVIIEVMKDDGTMARRPDLERLCAEENLRMCTVADVIEHRLTREVLVERVDEAPIETPAGPFRLIAYESKVDPMPHVALVKGDVGQRDANGITMDIDHPVLVRMHSQNLLGDVFGDITKPSGKALETAMHQIQTEGCGAIVYLRHEGMGSGLLKRLQSLRETSSDGEARPLPVTSQNEPGLRPPTRKQDYGIGSQILRDLGIRRMRLLTDHPFTPTALSGFGLAIEGFVPLLKP encoded by the coding sequence ATGGACCCCATCAGCGACATCCTCGAAGCACTCCGCAACGGCGAGATGATCGTCCTCGCCGACGACGAGTCCCGCGAGAACGAAGGCGACCTCGTCGTCGCCGCCCAGTTCCTCACGCCCGAGATCGTCAGCTTCATGCTCCGACGCGCCGCCGGCATGATGTGCGTCGCCCTCAGCCCCGCCATCTGCCAGCGACTCCACCTCGACCCCCAGACCACTGTCAACACCTCGTCACGCAGCACCGCCTACACCGTCTCCGTCGACGCCCACGAACGCTTTGGCGTCACCACAGGCGTCAGCGCACAGGACCGCGTCACCACGATCCGACTCCTCGCCGACCCCAACACACAGCCCGGCGACCTCGTCCGCCCCGGACACATCCACCCCCTCCGCGCGCGCGAGGGCGGAACCCTCGTCCGCGCCGGACAAACCGAAGGATCCGTCGACCTCTGCCGGCTCGCCGGTCTCGAACAGGCCGCCGTCATCATCGAGGTTATGAAGGACGACGGCACCATGGCACGCCGGCCCGACCTCGAACGACTCTGCGCCGAAGAAAACCTCAGGATGTGCACCGTCGCCGACGTCATCGAGCACCGCCTCACCCGCGAGGTGCTCGTCGAACGCGTGGACGAAGCCCCCATCGAAACACCCGCCGGCCCCTTCCGGCTGATCGCCTACGAATCAAAAGTCGATCCCATGCCCCACGTCGCGCTCGTCAAAGGCGACGTCGGACAACGCGACGCCAACGGCATCACCATGGACATCGACCACCCCGTCCTCGTCCGTATGCACAGCCAGAACCTCCTCGGCGACGTCTTCGGCGATATCACCAAGCCCTCGGGCAAGGCACTCGAAACCGCCATGCACCAGATCCAGACCGAGGGCTGCGGGGCTATCGTCTACCTCAGGCACGAGGGCATGGGATCCGGGCTGCTCAAACGTCTCCAGAGCCTCCGCGAAACCTCATCCGACGGCGAAGCACGGCCCCTGCCCGTCACCTCACAAAACGAACCCGGACTCCGACCCCCGACACGCAAGCAGGACTACGGCATCGGCTCCCAGATCCTCCGCGACCTCGGCATCCGCCGCATGCGCCTTCTCACAGACCACCCCTTCACACCCACCGCCCTCAGCGGATTCGGACTCGCCATCGAGGGCTTCGTCCCCCTGCTCAAGCCGTGA
- a CDS encoding anthrone oxygenase family protein, which produces MFETLVIVALTGAGLVAGLLFVFSNCVMRSFEEMPEAEGMRAMQIINRRIQNPLFLSIFMGTTLVCLGIIVWAVLEGAAGFVYAVAGAGLYVVGGFGITVFFNVPLNHQLDQASLDSDEGRELWARYRRDWTRWNHVRTLLCVAAVVLLALAL; this is translated from the coding sequence GTGTTCGAGACGCTCGTGATCGTGGCATTGACGGGGGCGGGTCTGGTCGCCGGTCTGCTGTTTGTTTTCTCGAACTGTGTGATGAGGTCGTTCGAGGAGATGCCCGAGGCGGAGGGCATGCGGGCGATGCAGATCATCAACCGGAGGATCCAGAACCCGCTGTTCCTGTCGATTTTCATGGGGACCACGCTGGTCTGCCTAGGCATCATTGTCTGGGCCGTGCTCGAAGGGGCGGCGGGTTTTGTCTACGCGGTCGCGGGTGCGGGTCTCTATGTCGTGGGTGGTTTCGGCATCACTGTTTTTTTCAATGTTCCGCTCAATCATCAACTCGATCAGGCGTCGCTTGATTCTGATGAGGGTCGTGAGCTCTGGGCGCGTTACCGCCGCGACTGGACGCGATGGAATCACGTCCGGACGTTGCTGTGTGTCGCAGCGGTGGTTCTGCTGGCACTCGCCTTGTGA
- a CDS encoding FMN-dependent NADH-azoreductase yields MKQLLAIHASGRVQRSVTRQLTQRFIDQWRSVHADGDVILRDVGQAPPPTVSEAWIAGAYSDASERDEAMREAIAVSDQLIDEVFAADVIVIGAPIYNFGMPAQLKAWVDQVVRINRTFEMNFEAENPYVSLVPSKPVVVLVSAGDIELHPGGVLAELNHMEPHLRTALSFIGLTDLHFVRTGNEEFKDERHRASVDAAYAEIADLAARLPAGA; encoded by the coding sequence ATGAAACAACTCCTCGCTATCCATGCAAGCGGACGCGTCCAGCGGTCCGTGACCCGTCAGCTGACGCAACGTTTTATCGATCAGTGGCGGTCCGTCCATGCGGATGGTGACGTGATTCTGCGTGACGTGGGGCAGGCGCCGCCGCCGACGGTGTCGGAGGCCTGGATCGCGGGTGCCTATTCTGACGCTTCGGAGCGTGATGAGGCGATGCGGGAGGCGATCGCGGTCAGTGACCAATTGATCGACGAGGTGTTCGCAGCCGACGTGATTGTGATCGGTGCGCCGATCTACAACTTCGGGATGCCAGCACAGCTCAAGGCGTGGGTTGATCAGGTGGTTCGTATCAACCGCACGTTCGAGATGAACTTCGAGGCCGAGAACCCCTACGTGAGTCTTGTCCCGTCGAAGCCGGTTGTGGTGCTGGTTTCGGCGGGTGACATTGAGTTGCATCCGGGTGGAGTCCTGGCTGAACTGAATCACATGGAGCCGCATTTGCGCACGGCTCTGAGCTTCATCGGGCTGACCGATCTGCACTTTGTGCGCACGGGCAACGAGGAGTTCAAGGACGAGCGGCATCGTGCGTCGGTGGATGCGGCATATGCAGAGATCGCGGATCTGGCGGCGCGTCTGCCCGCGGGAGCTTAG
- a CDS encoding RNA recognition motif domain-containing protein produces the protein MNIYVGNLPYDTTEQELVDLFSTHGKVDRATLVFDRETGRPRGFAFVEMPDDVEGRKAIEALAGQPFNNRPLTINEARPRTPGATQRQSELRDDLAPASSGYSGGGDQESTEGFTSRGYTNTVLSRRRDAAEAEEKPVVDSEPQPDEDASSQGYHGVVDEDEA, from the coding sequence GTGAACATTTACGTCGGCAATCTGCCCTATGACACCACCGAGCAGGAGCTGGTGGACCTTTTCAGCACGCACGGGAAGGTCGATCGGGCTACCCTGGTTTTTGACCGTGAGACGGGGCGTCCGCGTGGCTTTGCTTTTGTCGAGATGCCGGATGATGTCGAGGGTCGCAAAGCGATCGAGGCTCTGGCGGGTCAGCCCTTTAATAACCGTCCGCTGACGATCAACGAGGCCCGTCCGCGTACGCCCGGCGCGACGCAACGTCAGAGCGAGTTGCGTGATGATCTCGCACCGGCGTCGTCGGGTTACAGCGGTGGTGGTGATCAGGAATCGACCGAGGGCTTCACGAGTCGCGGCTACACGAACACGGTCCTTTCGCGTCGTCGCGATGCGGCGGAGGCGGAGGAGAAGCCGGTTGTGGATTCTGAGCCTCAGCCCGATGAGGACGCCTCGAGTCAGGGGTATCACGGGGTTGTGGACGAGGACGAGGCATGA